One Thauera sp. K11 DNA window includes the following coding sequences:
- a CDS encoding non-ribosomal peptide synthetase, with protein MQGDGSGIEEARLRLDPALALAIRAQARRLGVSAASLMHLAWSLVLARTTGRADVVFGTVLLGRMHAGEQAGRIMGLFINTLPFRVSIDRRDVPGALRQVQALLGELIAHEHAPLALAQRCSAVDAQVPLFTSLLNYRHAKAMPSAAADEEAGEDDGIELRVSEDRTNYPLTFSIDDLGDEFVFTAQVSAPVDPQRVCDFMQTAVTALLAALEQTAPAPLQALSDLDVLPAAERERVLPQQGALPPAAPVGECLHTLFEACVQRDPQATAVRLGEGSLSYDALNRQANRLARHLRGLGVGPDTPVAICVERGFDMIVALLAVLKAGGAYVPLDPAYASERLHFTVEDSRPVAILADAVGRAALGEDFLAAQPARVVDLGADAAAWADAPDGNLPAAGPGAAAPAHLAYVIYTSGSTGRPKGVMVEHRNVVRLFDATAHWFRFDETDVWTLFHSFSFDFSVWEIWGPLLHGGSLVIVPLETARSPRDFHALLCEQRVTVLNQTPSAFLQLSAAQGQAMDEGEAGRHSLRYVVFGGEALELRTLKPWYERNGHDTVLINMYGITETTVHVTYRPLAAADTARPGPSPIGEPIPDLRLYVLDGQCRPAPVGTIGELYVGGAGVARGYLNRPELTSERFIANPYADGERLYRSGDLGRWLPDGTVEYLGRNDFQVKIRGFRIELGEIEAKLAHCPEVQEVVVLAREDQPGEKRLVAYYIGTAAAEELRTLASANLPPYMVPVAYVRLDGFPLTPNGKLDRRALPAPEGGAFVQRAYEAPEGETEEKLAAIWAELLKLERVGRHDNFFDLGGHSLLVVRLVERMRSQSMFADIRILFTAPTLAELAAAVSFESSEVEVPANLIPELPEEAVSDGEFEEFRL; from the coding sequence GTGCAGGGCGACGGCAGCGGGATCGAGGAAGCGCGGCTGCGGCTGGACCCGGCGCTGGCGCTGGCGATACGGGCGCAGGCGCGCCGGCTGGGGGTGAGCGCGGCGAGCCTGATGCACCTGGCGTGGTCGCTGGTGCTGGCGCGCACGACGGGCCGCGCGGACGTGGTGTTCGGGACGGTGCTGCTGGGCCGCATGCATGCGGGCGAGCAGGCCGGGCGGATCATGGGTCTCTTCATCAACACCCTGCCTTTCCGCGTCAGCATCGATCGGCGCGACGTTCCGGGCGCGCTGCGCCAGGTCCAGGCACTGCTCGGGGAACTGATCGCGCACGAGCATGCGCCGCTGGCGCTGGCGCAGCGCTGCAGCGCGGTCGATGCGCAAGTGCCGCTGTTCACCTCGCTGCTCAACTATCGCCATGCCAAGGCCATGCCGTCGGCGGCGGCGGACGAGGAGGCCGGCGAGGACGACGGCATCGAACTGCGCGTCAGCGAGGATCGCACGAACTATCCGCTCACCTTCTCGATCGACGATCTCGGGGACGAGTTCGTGTTCACCGCGCAGGTGAGCGCCCCGGTCGATCCGCAGCGCGTGTGCGACTTCATGCAGACGGCGGTCACCGCCTTGCTGGCAGCGCTGGAGCAGACCGCGCCGGCGCCGCTGCAAGCCCTGTCGGATCTGGACGTGCTGCCGGCTGCGGAGCGCGAGCGGGTGCTTCCGCAACAGGGCGCCCTGCCGCCCGCCGCGCCGGTGGGCGAGTGCCTGCATACGCTCTTCGAAGCCTGCGTGCAGCGCGATCCGCAGGCGACGGCCGTGCGCCTGGGCGAGGGCAGCCTGAGCTACGACGCGCTCAACCGCCAGGCCAACCGCCTGGCCCGCCACCTGCGCGGGCTGGGCGTGGGGCCGGATACGCCGGTGGCGATCTGCGTGGAACGCGGATTCGACATGATCGTCGCGCTGCTCGCCGTGCTGAAGGCCGGCGGCGCGTACGTGCCGCTCGACCCGGCCTACGCATCGGAGCGCCTGCATTTCACGGTCGAGGACAGCCGGCCGGTGGCGATCCTGGCCGATGCCGTCGGCCGCGCGGCGCTGGGCGAGGACTTCCTTGCCGCGCAGCCGGCCCGCGTGGTCGACCTGGGGGCCGATGCAGCCGCATGGGCGGATGCGCCGGACGGGAACTTGCCCGCCGCGGGACCCGGCGCCGCCGCGCCCGCGCACCTGGCCTACGTGATCTACACCTCGGGCTCGACGGGCCGTCCGAAGGGGGTGATGGTGGAGCACCGCAACGTGGTGCGCCTGTTCGACGCGACCGCGCATTGGTTCCGTTTCGACGAGACCGACGTATGGACGCTGTTCCACTCCTTCTCGTTCGACTTCTCGGTGTGGGAGATCTGGGGGCCGCTGCTCCACGGCGGCAGCCTCGTGATCGTGCCGCTCGAGACCGCGCGCTCGCCGCGGGACTTCCATGCGCTGCTGTGCGAGCAGCGCGTCACCGTGCTGAACCAGACTCCCAGCGCTTTCCTGCAGCTCTCCGCGGCGCAGGGGCAGGCGATGGATGAAGGGGAGGCGGGACGCCACAGCCTGCGCTACGTCGTGTTCGGCGGCGAGGCGCTGGAATTGCGCACGCTGAAACCCTGGTACGAGCGCAATGGCCACGACACCGTACTGATCAACATGTACGGCATCACGGAGACCACGGTCCACGTCACGTACCGCCCGCTGGCGGCCGCCGATACCGCCCGCCCGGGGCCCAGCCCCATCGGCGAGCCCATTCCCGACCTGCGGCTCTACGTGCTGGACGGGCAGTGCCGGCCGGCGCCGGTCGGCACGATCGGCGAACTCTACGTGGGCGGCGCGGGCGTGGCGCGCGGCTACCTGAACCGCCCGGAACTGACGAGCGAACGCTTCATCGCCAACCCCTATGCGGATGGCGAACGCCTCTACAGATCCGGCGACCTCGGGCGCTGGCTGCCGGATGGAACAGTCGAGTACCTGGGTCGCAACGACTTCCAGGTGAAGATCCGGGGGTTCCGCATCGAGCTGGGCGAAATCGAGGCCAAGCTCGCGCACTGCCCCGAGGTGCAGGAAGTGGTCGTGCTGGCGCGCGAGGACCAGCCGGGCGAAAAGCGGCTCGTGGCGTATTACATCGGCACGGCCGCGGCGGAGGAACTGCGGACGCTCGCGTCGGCGAACCTGCCGCCGTACATGGTGCCGGTGGCCTACGTGCGGCTCGACGGCTTCCCGCTCACGCCGAACGGCAAGCTGGACCGCCGCGCGCTGCCGGCCCCCGAAGGCGGTGCCTTCGTCCAGCGCGCGTACGAGGCGCCCGAGGGCGAGACCGAGGAAAAGCTGGCTGCGATCTGGGCCGAACTGCTCAAGCTCGAGCGCGTCGGCCGACACGACAACTTCTTTGATCTGGGCGGCCATTCGCTGCTGGTGGTGCGGTTGGTCGAACGCATGCGGAGCCAGTCGATGTTTGCCGACATACGCATCCTGTTCACGGCGCCGACGCTGGCCGAACTGGCTGCGGCGGTGAGCTTCGAGAGCAGCGAGGTGGAGGTGCCCGCGAACCTGATTCCGGAGCTGCCCGAAGAGGCGGTATCCGATGGCGAATTCGAGGAGTTTAGGCTGTGA